The genomic interval CTAATGGCGATAAATCACAAGGCAACCAAGGAAACATTGGAACAACCTATGATTATTGGTCAATTAAAATTGATGCTAACGGAATTGCACAAACCGATAAGCGATTTGGAGGCACAGCCGATGATTATGCGAAAGCAGTGATTCAAAATGCCGATCGATCATTCGTAATTGGTGGATGGTCTACATCGGGACTCAATGGTGATAAATCACAAGCTAGTCAAGGAAGTATTGATTACTGGATAACAAAAGTAACAGGTGCCATTTCAATTTCAACAGCTGCAGTAAGCGGACCTAAATGTGCCGGAACTAGTTTTTCAGTTAATTTCACAGCTATTGGAACTTTCGCAAGTGGAAATATCTTTACTGCACAATTGAGTGATGCTATAGGTAGCTTCGCCTCTCCAACAACCATCGGAACCCTAAGCAGTACAACCAGTAGCTCAATACTAGTAAGTTTGCCATCTAATCTAACAGCTTCTTCTAATTACCAAATTCAAGTTATCAGCAGTAATCCACTTGCACAAGATATTTATCCTTGCGCTGCATTTCAAATTGACGCCCCCATTGCCTATTATCTAGATGCTGATAACGACACATATGGAAACGGAGCTGCAACGATGTCGTGCACACCAATTGCCGGCTGGGTTACCAACAATAACGATTGCAACGACAACGACCCTTTAGTAAATAGTTTACCCTCGGGCAATGACGGAGTACATGTATTGAGTTTAAACTGTGAAGGAAGCTCTGGTAACTTATTTGCTTGCTTTCCTATGAGTCAAGCAACATCTTACCAATGGATATTAAGTTCCGGATTAAGTTCTGCATTTATTAATAACATTACAACAGATACAAGTATAGCTATTACTATTGCTATTGGTGCTTCAAATGACAGCATCGGAGTTGCAGGAAAAAACAGCTGCGGATTAAGCGATACACTCTATGCACCTATATCTATTCTAGCTTTGCCTGGTGCTGCAGGAAACATTTCTGGTACTGCATTAGTTTCTTCTTGCACTAATCAGTTAGGAATTCCGTATAGTATTTCTCCGATTACGAATGCCGACAATTATATTTGGACATTGCCCTCTACTGCATTAATAAATGGTAATGCTGACACTAATGCAATTATTGTTGACTACACCGCTTATGGATTTTCAGGTACTATATCAGTATACGCCACAAATGTTTGTGGTACTGGTCCGTCAGCAAATTTGGCAATAACCTATGAAAATATTCCTTCGTTAGAGCTATGCTATATTACCGTTGATACAATTTCACAAAAGGGATTATTGTGGTGGCAAAAACCAAGTGCTGCACAAAGTGATAGTATAGTAATAATGCGAAAAAATAAAATCACCGGTATTTTTGAAAAGATTGCAACTGTTAAAGATACAGTACCTACTTCCTATCTTGATAATTCCTCAAATCCAGGCTCAATTGCTGGTGAGAGCTACCAAATGGCTATCAAAGACACCTGTGGAAATGTTGGAAGTTTTAGTAGTGTTGTAACTCATAAAACTATTTATTTAAATGGATTATTAGGTTGGTCAAATTATCCAAAACTATATTGGACAGCTTACGAAGGAATTAGTGACACAGCAAGATATTACCGTATTATGCGTGATGTAACAGGCAACGGTCCCTTTATTGCAATTGATAGTGTTGCTTATAATGCTACACTAAATTACACTGATACGTCTGCATCAGCTCCAAGTTGCCTTACTTGTCGATATAGAATTGATATGGTGTATGAAACGAATTGCAGCCCAACTGAACGAATTTTATTAAATAAAAACACTTCCCATTCAAACATTAAAAATAAAACTGCAATGCCATTCGATAGTACATTACTTTCTTCAAATGTTATACGAGATTACACCATAAAATACACTTTGCAACCTAACCCAACTAATGAAAATTGCACACTCAATATTTTACAAAATATAGAGGATTGCAGCATTAGTATTCTTTCAATTTTAGGTGAAGAGTTATGGAAATACAATCAAGATGAAGTGGCTTCATCAAGCAAAATTAACCTTCCACTTAGCGAGTTTTCACGTGGTACTTATTTAGTAAAAATCAGAAGCAAAAATGTAGTAGTCGTTCAAAAATTAATACGGAATTAATAAAGCTTTTCGAAAAAAACCGATTCAACCTATTGAATCGGTTTTTTTTTATAGCTCGTTTAAAAAAATACTTAGTTTTGATTAAACAAAAACTCTATCAGTACAAATCTGTTTTATTGTTTTTGTTGTTGTAATAACCTAACATGCTATCAAGAAAAAACTACTCAAAATCAATGAGTCAAAAGTATTTTCATTTAGTTTTTCTTTTTGCTTGCTTTCCTTTGTTGTTAAGTGCACAACACTACAATTTACAAAAGTTTAAGGAAAAAGACAATCTTGCTGGATTAACTATTAACGACATAATAAAGGACCATCAAAATAAAATATGGATTGCAACTCAAGAAGGAGGAGTTAGCATTTTTAATGGTCGAGAATTTACAAATTATTCAACAAAAGAAGGCTTAATCAGCAACGATACAAAAACACTTTGTGAAGATGATCAAGGAAATATTTGGATAGGTACCATTCGAGGTTTGTCTGTTTTTGACGGAAAAAAAATGAATCATATTAAAGCTTATGGGCTTGATACTGTTGAAATCCGTTCAATTTTTAAAGACACAAAAAACAACCTGTACTTTGCTACCATGGGGAATGGTTGGATTAAATACGATGGAAAAAAGTACCTTCAATATACCACCAAAAACGGACTTCCTACTGACTATATTTTATGCACATCTGAAGATAAAAGTGGTAATTTATGGCTAGGTACCTATCATGAAGGTGTCTGTAAAATTAACCCGCAATCAATAACTACCAACACTGTAACTTACAAGCAATTTAAGTCAGAATTCAGCGGCTCAGGCAGTGTCTACTGTATAAAACAAGATAGCAAAAAAAATATATGGTTTGGAACCACCAATTCTGGAGTATATTATTTAGATCCTAAAGAAAAAATAAACCACCTTGAATTAGCCGGTGATTACAATACAGCAATAATTTCAAAAATTGTTGAGGATGCAATGGGTGTATTATGGTTTGCTACTGAATTTGGATTGGTAAAATATAACCATCATACACTTAAATATTACGAAGAAAAGCAAGGACTTTCAGGAAATTACCTAACTGCAATAGCTATTGATCATGAAAATAACTTATGGATTGGAACCACTGGTCAAGGTGTTTGTATATTTAAAAATGAAGCATTTCTTAATTTTAGTGTGATGGATGGCTTGCCGAATAAAGAGGTAACTTGCCTGTATCAATATAAAACCAACATTACTTTCATTGGCACCGTTGCTGGGCTAGCTTATTATAACGGTGAAGATATTATTCAACTTAATACTATTGAACAACTTAAAAATCGGACCATTCGCTGTATTACCAAATATGCAGACAATATTTGGATTGGAACTGATTACGGTATTGTAATAATTACGAAAGAAGAATCGAATTTTAAATTTAAAAAAACGCTTGAAACTCTTGATGGAAAGGACCTTGGAAATATTTATGGTTTAGCAGTCGGAAAAGATGGTGCAATATGGATTGCAACAAGTCAAAATGGATTATTTTACTACACTCCTGACAAAACAATCCACTATACCGCACCTGAACATTTGATAAATAATGACATCTATACGCTTTACATAGATGAATTTTTTCAATTGTGGATTGGTTATCTATCCGGAGGTGCATCTGTATTTGATGGAGAAAAATTTGTCCATTTTAATTCGGAAAATCAACTCGGGAATAAAACAATTTTATGCATCACTAGAAATAAGAACGGACAAGTATTTTTTGGAACCGCAGAAAATGGACTCTACCTCAAAAACGAGGATAAATTTTACAACATAACTAAAAACGATGGCTTAAGTTCGGATGTTGTTACTTCTGCTATAATTGATTCTTACAACCCAAATGAAGTTTGGTTAGGAACTATGAAAGGCCTTAACAAATTAAGTTTAACACAATCCTTGGGTGTTAAAAGTATAAAAACTTATACCGAAAAAAATGGACTTTTTGGAGATGCGCTTAGTGAAAATACGATCCTTCTTGACTCCCAAAAAAATATTTGGATTGGTGGTTCTGAAGGATTTTCAATATTTAATCCAACGCTCGAAAGAGTAAATTTAGTGCCTCCTCATTTAAACCTAAATGGCATTCGATTGTATTATCAAAAAGTAGATTGGAAAAAATACACAGAGGAAGTAGATGAAAAAACCGGCATCCCAAAAAAACTTGAACTGAATTATAAAAACAATCACTTAACCTTCGATTTTCAGGCCTTCAGCCTCGATAAAGGAATTATGTATTCATACATGCTCGAAGGATTTGACAACGATTGGTCACCTTTAAGCGCAGCTACTGAAGCAATTTATTCTAATATTCCTTCCGGTAAATCCTATGTGTTTAAAGTGAAGGCAATTAACGGTGATGGAATTTGGAGCAAAAACAACATCGAATTTTCGTTTGTTATTGAATCACCAATTTGGCAACGTTGGTGGTTTATCGCGCTCTGCATTGTAAGCTTGATAGTTGGAATATTCTTATACATCAATTGGAGAACTGCAAAACTTGCCAAAGAAAAAAAATTGCTAGAAGATACCGTTGCCGAGCGTACGCTAGAATTGAAAGATACCAACGATCAATTGTCGGATGCCTTTAAAGATATTAAAGACAGTATAAACTACGCACAAAAGATTCAACAATCCATTTTACCGGTTCAATCAAAAATTAGTGCTGCTTTTCCTGAATCTTTTATTTTATTCAAACCTCGCGACATTGTTAGTGGCGACTTTTATTGGTTTGGCTCAGTATCAAAAGAAGGAAATACATTTCACATTATAGCTGCTGCCGATTGCACAGGACATGGCGTTCCCGGCGCTTTCATGAGCATGGTAGGAAATACTATATTAAATGAAATAGTTATTACCAAACACATCATTGATCCTTCTGAAATTTTATCACAACTGCACCATGGGGTTCGCACAGCTTTGCAACAAAGCGAAAACGAGAGTCGCGATGGTATGGATATATGCCTGTGTTGTATCAATACCATAAGTCGTGAAGTGCGCTATGCCGGTGCCTTTAATCCACTTTGGATTTTACGTAGCTCTGCTGAAATAGAAATTATTAAAGCAACTAAATCTGCTATTGGCGGATTCACACCCGACGACCAGCTTTTTGAATCACATACGCTTCAATTGCAAAAAGGTGAATCATTGTACTTGTTTACCGATGGCTATGCCGATCAATTTGGTGGTGAGCAAGGGAAAAAATTAACCGCTAAAAAATTTCGTGAAGCCATTCTCCTAAACAAAGAAAAAACCATGCACGAACAAGGTTTTTTCTTAGAAAATTATCTCGATATCTGGAAAGGAAAGGAATTTCAGGTGGACGATATTTTGGTGATCGGGGTAAGAGTATAAATCTAGGCTATACCTTTATCTCTTCTTCATTTCCATTTATAAAATGATACTCGGTAAAGTGATACGAATTTACGGGTTTCACTTTCACCCAACGCTTGTATTTTCTCCACCACTTATAGCGTATAGAAAATAATCCCTTAGTAAAATAAGCAGCTAAATACGGGTGAGCATTTAAGGTAACTTCCTTTTCGTTTTGATCTTTAATGATGTAGCGCAGGTTGTTTTCAATTTCATCACTCAATAAAATACTCGCTGCTATTTCTCCGGTTCCATTGCATGTTGGGCATTTTTCAACCGTAATCACATTCATTTCCGGACGTACCCGTTGTCTTGTAATCTGCACAACACCAAATTTACTTGGAGGTAAAATATTGTGTTTAGCACGATCGCTTTTCATTTCCTCCTTCAGCTTATCGTATAACAATTTGCGATTAGCCGGAACGTGTAAATCAATAAAATCTATTACAATAATTCCACCCATATCGCGCAAACGCAACTGACGCGCAACTTCTACAGCTGCGTCCAAATTTACTTCAAGTGCATTGGCTTCCTGATTGTTCTCGGCGCGATTACGATGTCCACTATTTACATCAATCACATGCATGGCTTCGGTATGCTCAACAATAAGGTAAGCTCCCGATTTCATGGTAACAGTTTTACCAAACGAACCCTTAATCTGCTTGTCAACACCGTAAGCATCAAAAATAGGCTCGTTGCCTTTGTGCAACTTCAGTATTTTTTCCTTATCGGGAGAAATAGTAATGAGGTAATTTTTTATTTCCTCAAACATATCTTCACTGTTTACAACAATGCTGTTAAAACTTGGATTAAGAATGTCGCGCAAAATTGCAGAGGTTCTGTCGATTTCGCCTAGTACTTTTTTAGGAGGATTGGAATTTTTTAATTCGGCATAACATAAGTCCCATTTGCTAATCAAATCATTCATGTCGGCTTCAATCTCGGCCACTTTTTTATTCTCAGCTACTGTACGAATGATTACACCAAAATTTTTGGGCTTTATACCCATAATCAATTTTTTCAGGCGATCTTTTTCTTCGGCTCCTTTAATTTTTTGTGACACAGAAACACGATCGCTGAAAGGAACCAAAACTATATATCGTCCTGCAAGTGATATTTCACAACTAATTCTGGGACCTTTGGTGCTGATAGGTTCTTTGGCAATTTGCACCATGATATGTTGATTACTCGAGAGTACTTGAGTAATTTTTCCTCCTTTATCAATATCCTGTTCGAGGGTAAAATGATTGAGTAAACTTTCGCGTTGTTTACCACTTGCAATACGTTTACTATAACTCATTAACGAGTTAAATTGTGGTCCTAAATCCAGATAATGCAAAAATGCATCCTTCTCGTAGCCCACATCCACAAAGGCTGCATTGAGCCCGGGCATTACTTTTTTTATTTTTCCTAAATAGATATCACCTACCGAAAAGTTGTTATTTCTCTTTTCTCTATGAAGTTCGATTAATCGTTTGTCGTTGAGTAGGGCAATAACAACTTCTGTGGCAGTTGAATCAATTATTAATTCGTTGTTCACAAAAGTTATTTTTAAATAAATACACGTTCCCCACGACTGATTTTTCAGCCACAGGGAACCTATTAATTCAGAAAGAATTAAGGAATTACACTGCTATGAAAAACTTGTTCTTCCCTTTATATTAGAGGCAAAACCAAGAACAATTACAGTATAATTTTAAAACTATTTCTTCTTTTTATGTCTGTTTTTACGAAGACGCTTCTTACGCTTATGCGTTGAAATTTTATGTCTTTTTCTTTTTTTTCCGCTTGGCATTGTAGTTCGTTTTTAACTGTTTTTTAACTGATTTATGTACTCTGTAACTTCTGCTGAAATAGCTGCGTCGTTACTTAATTTTTTAAATTTTTCTAATGCTTCAATCGCCTTGTCCTTTTTGCCCATACTTGCATAGGTTTGTCCTAAATACAAATATGCCTCGGTAAACTCCGGTTTCATTTGAAGTATTCGTTCAAACCGTTCTATTGCTTTGTCGTATTGTCCCGATTGAACTGCAAATAATCCCAGGTTGAGTTGGGCATTTATGTGCGTTGAATCTTTTGATACAACTTCTCTCAAGAGCATTATTCCTTTCATTGGCTCTCCTGAACTTTCAACATAACAAATTCCCAAGTTTACTTTGGTATCCAAATTTGTTGAATCAAGTTCAAGCGCTTTGTTGTAGGATTCAATTGCATTATCAATAAAATAATGCCTTGCTTCATCCTTTGCAAAACGAGAGGCCTTGTAAAAAAACTCCCCTGCTTTATTCCAGCTGGTAAAAGTTGGCAGTAGCGTTGCTCCCTTTTTTAGGTAGAAAGCAGCGATTCCTGGTTGACTATTACTTAACCAAAATTGGGAAAGTGAGTCGTTTACATTCTTTAAAGCTTCAAGCTTTGCAAGCTGTAACTTTGCAGCTTCCGGCAATGTAGCCTTAATAGAATCTATAAAAATAGCTATTGAAAAGTCAACATGCTGTGGGCTTTCCGATTTCTTTGTACTTTCGGGAGCACCGGTTTTACGGGCAAATAATAAAAGAACGAGTAGTGCAATTGCTCCTAATATTGCTGTTAATTGAGCTTTAGAAGGAGTTTTCATTAAAATTATTTTACTGTTTTCTTAATTTTCTCGCTAAATGTTTTAGCCGGTTTAAAGGCAGGTACATTGTGAGCCGGAATAATTATAGAAGTATTTTTTAGTATGTTTCTTCCAGTTTTTTCAGCTCTTTTTTTGATGATAAAAGAACCAAATCCTCTTAAATATACGTTGTTTCCTTTGGTTAATGAACCTTTAACCGATTTCATAAAGGTTTCTACTGTAGCTTGTACGGCAACTTTTTCTATCCCTGTCTTTTCTGCAATTTCTGCAACAATATCAGCTTTTGTCATTGATGTGTGTAATTTATATTTAGTTATTATTTAGATTATTACGCTTTTACTTTTTTAATTTGGGGCTGCAAATATAGAATTTTAAAATACAACACCAAAAATGAACCAGTTGTTTTTTATTCTGTTTCATAGTGTTACGCATTAATTATGGATTTTACATATCGTCTACTTCATTGGTACAGCCTCAATAAACGTGATTTGCCATGGAGAGCAACTCAAAATGCTTATCATATATGGCTATCAGAAATTATTTTACAACAAACCCGTGTTGCTCAAGGTTTGCCTTATTATTTGCGCTTTGTGGAGCAGTTTCCTGATGTAGTTTCATTGGCAAAGGCAGATGAAAGCAGTATTTTAAAGCTTTGGCAAGGCTTAGGCTATTATTCACGTGCTCGAAATTTGCATGCTGCTGCCAAAGAAATACAAACATTGCATAAAGGAGTATTTCCAAAAGATTACGATAAAATAAGAGCACTTAAGGGAATTGGTGATTATACTGCAGCCGCAATCGCATCTTTCGCTTTTAATAAATCGTACGCTGTAGTCGACGGAAATGTGTACCGCGTGCTTTCACGTGTTTTTGGAATTGAAACACCTATTGATTCAACTAGTGGTAAAAAAGAATTCGCACAACTGGCACAAGAATTATTGCCAATAAAAAATGTAGCAGCGTATAACCAAGCCATCATGGAATTTGGAGCAGTACAATGTGTGCCTGCAAATCCCCATTGTGATTCGTGCTGTTTAAACGACATATGCATTGCAAATAAAAGCAATAGCGTAAAACAGCTTCCTGTGAAAGCAAAAAAAACGAAACAACGACATCGCTATTTCAATTATTTACTACTTGAACACAAGAATAAAATCATTCTACACAAACGTGGTTCAGGCGATATTTGGCAAGGATTATATGAGTTCCCACTAATCGAAACTCAAAAGGCTGTTTCCGAAAAACAACTCCTTCAAAGTGCCGATTTTAAACAAATTCTTTGTCAAACTAAATTTACACTTACACGCGTTTCATCAACAACTAAACATATTCTCAGTCATCAAATTTTGCATGCACGGTTTTATCATTTCACTTTACAGAACAAACTTCCATTATCTTCAAAAAAGAAATATATTGTTGTAAAAATAGAAGACATTAATAAACATGCTTTGCCAAGGTTGATTGATCGCTATATTACTACAATTGATTAATTCAAATTCCATATTGTTTTATTGCTATTCTTATGAAGAATGCACTAAAAAAGAAGATTCAAATGAAAAGTATTTTCAATTTAGAACGAAAAACATTCCTAAAGCACTGAACGCATTGAAAGGTGATTCGATGACCTAAATTTATTGATAAAAGCAGCTTTGCGGTTAATTTTATTGAGTAATAATCACTTCTTCACAAAAAAACTCCCCACTGCAGCTAGCAATGGGGAGTTTTAGCAGTAATTATTTCTTATTATAAAGTTCCTCTTTTCTCTTGTTCTCGTTCAATGGACTCAAATAAAGCTTTGAAATTTCCTGCTCCAAAACCCTTTGCCCCCATGCGTTGAATGATTTCGAAAAATAATGTAGGACGATCTTCGAGTGGCTTTGTAAAAATCTGAAGTAAATATCCATCCTCATCTGCATCTACTAAAATAGCTAGCTTTTCAATTACACTCATATCCTCCTTCATCATACTCATGTGCTTCCCTAAACGATTCGGAATTTCTTCATAGTAAGCATGTGGTGGTGCCGATAAAAATTCAACTCCTCTTGCTCTAAGTTCCATTACTGTCTTTATAATATCGTCGGTGGCAATAGCCATATGTTGCACACCCGATCCTTCATAAAAATCAATATATTCTTCAATCTGAGATTTCTTCTTTCCTTTGGCCGGTTCATTAATTGGAAATTTAATTCTGCCATTTCCATTACTCATCACCTTACTCATTAAAGCTGAGTATTCAGTGGTTATTTGTTTGTCGTCAAACGATAAAAAATTCACAAATCCCATTACTTCTTCATACCATTTTACCCATTGGTTCATTTCTCCCCAACCTACATTACCGACCATGTGATCAATAAATTTTAAGCCAACTGGAGTTGGATTATAATCTGACTTCCACGTTTGATATCCAGGTAAAAAAGTTCCTTTATAATTCTTACGTTCAACGAACATATGAACTGTTTCACCATAAGTGTAAATTCCTGATCGAACAACTTCACCATGCTCATCCTTTTCAACTGTTGGTTCCATAAAAGGCTTTGCACCACGTTTTACTGTTTCTTCAAACGATTTTTTAGCATCTTCCACCCAAAGTGCAATAATCTTTACCCCATCTCCATGCTTTGTTAAATGCTGATTAATCGGCGAAGTAGAGTTAAGTGGAGTAGTAAGTACAATGCGTATTTTATCTTGTGCTAACACATACGAAGCATAGTCTTTACACCCTGTTTCAAGTCCTTTGTAAGCATACGATTGAAATCCAAATGCTGTCTTATAAAAATGCGCTGCTTGCTTTGCGTTGCCAACATAAAGCTCAACGTAGTCAGTACCTAGCAAAGGCAAAAAGTCTTGTGCTCCTTCAAAAATTTTTTCTAAACCGTATTCAACATTTTTTATTTCTGTTGCCATTATTTCTTTTAATTTATGTGTTTAAATTCCTGTAAAACAACCGTTAACCTAAGGATTATTTATTACTTATTCTACCCAACTTTTATAATATGCCCCATCATCTATTCTCACGGCTTCTTCAGTTACCATTAAAGGTCTGAATGTATCAACCATTACAGCTAATTCTTGAGTTTCCTTTTGACCAATACTTCGCTCCATTGCTCCCGGTGCCGGTCCATGTGGAATTCCCTTTGGATGCAAAGTAATGTGGCCTTGCTCAATATTGTTTCTACTCATAAAATCCCCATCCACATAATACAACACCTCATCACTATCAATATTGCTATGGTTATAAGGTGCAGGAATCGCCAAAGGATGATAATCGTACAATCGTGGACAAAATGAACAAACTACAAAAGTAGAAGTCTCAAAAGTTTGATGTACCGGCGGTGGCAAATGAACTCTACCGGTTAATGGTTCAAAATTATGAATGCTGAACCCAAATGGAAAATTATAACCATCCCAACCAATAACATCAAAAGGATGCGTAGCGTAAACCACATCATGTAGTCTGTTTTCTTTTTTAATCTTTATCAAAAAGTCTCCCTTTTCATCATAAGTTTCTATCACTTTTGGAAGTTTAAAATCTCGCTCACAAAAAGGTGAATGTTCTAACAATTGACCGCTGCTACTTTTGTACCTTTTTGGGGTATAAAACGGTGCATACGATTCAACGTAAAATAAACGATTTTCAGTGGTTTCAAACTCAATTTGATAAATCATTCCTCTTGGAATTATCAAGTAATCGCCATATTCAAAGGGTATATTTCCCATAAAGGTGCGCAAAGTTCCTTTTCCTTTATGAATAAAAATTAGCTCATCAGCATCTGCATTTTTATAAAAGTAGTTGCGCATTGATTCCTTAGGAGCAGCCAAACCAATAGTACAATCGGCGTTTACCAGCACTGCTTTACGACTTTCCAAAAAATCATTAACTGGCAGTATGTTGAAGCCTTTTAAAAGTAGCGCTTTTATATTTTTATCGATAGCAATTTTTGGACTAACATCAACCGATTGAAGTATTTCTTTTACCTGTGTAGGTCGCT from Bacteroidota bacterium carries:
- the hppD gene encoding 4-hydroxyphenylpyruvate dioxygenase, whose translation is MATEIKNVEYGLEKIFEGAQDFLPLLGTDYVELYVGNAKQAAHFYKTAFGFQSYAYKGLETGCKDYASYVLAQDKIRIVLTTPLNSTSPINQHLTKHGDGVKIIALWVEDAKKSFEETVKRGAKPFMEPTVEKDEHGEVVRSGIYTYGETVHMFVERKNYKGTFLPGYQTWKSDYNPTPVGLKFIDHMVGNVGWGEMNQWVKWYEEVMGFVNFLSFDDKQITTEYSALMSKVMSNGNGRIKFPINEPAKGKKKSQIEEYIDFYEGSGVQHMAIATDDIIKTVMELRARGVEFLSAPPHAYYEEIPNRLGKHMSMMKEDMSVIEKLAILVDADEDGYLLQIFTKPLEDRPTLFFEIIQRMGAKGFGAGNFKALFESIEREQEKRGTL
- a CDS encoding homogentisate 1,2-dioxygenase — its product is MPIYHTLGAIPQKRHTQFKKPAGGYYYEQLFGTEGFNGHSSLLYHTQRPTQVKEILQSVDVSPKIAIDKNIKALLLKGFNILPVNDFLESRKAVLVNADCTIGLAAPKESMRNYFYKNADADELIFIHKGKGTLRTFMGNIPFEYGDYLIIPRGMIYQIEFETTENRLFYVESYAPFYTPKRYKSSSGQLLEHSPFCERDFKLPKVIETYDEKGDFLIKIKKENRLHDVVYATHPFDVIGWDGYNFPFGFSIHNFEPLTGRVHLPPPVHQTFETSTFVVCSFCPRLYDYHPLAIPAPYNHSNIDSDEVLYYVDGDFMSRNNIEQGHITLHPKGIPHGPAPGAMERSIGQKETQELAVMVDTFRPLMVTEEAVRIDDGAYYKSWVE